The Williamsia sp. DF01-3 genome has a window encoding:
- a CDS encoding lysine N(6)-hydroxylase/L-ornithine N(5)-oxygenase family protein: MNDHNTEVVDVLGIGFGPSNLALAIAVEELNSGLDPDQRITARFVEGKEQFRWHPGMLLPRTTMQVSFLKDLATQRNVRSEYTFLNYLAEVNRLTEFVNFQTFFPTRHEFHDYLEWAARKVDADVSYGTRAVLIENSGDCFEIHVEGRHAGIVRARNIVVAAGLVARLPLGITASQRVFHNHQLLPHLAELPEPTANSFLVIGAGQSAAEVAEYLHTNYPGAEVHAVFAKYGYTPADDSPYANRIFDPNAVNDFHSSAPEFRRRLQNYHRSTNYSAVDLPLIEELYAREYDERVRGQRRLFVHGASEVTQVVESDTDVTVTVRHEPTGLTEDIVCDAVVCATGFDPLDLKEILGDLTDSVAYDAAGPQVARDYRLITTSPLPGGIFLQGGTEHTHGISSSLLSNIAVRTGEIVKSVARDRKGEAVSTLSRGRLG; the protein is encoded by the coding sequence ATGAATGACCACAACACGGAGGTCGTCGACGTCCTCGGAATCGGTTTCGGTCCGTCGAACCTCGCACTCGCCATTGCAGTGGAGGAACTGAACTCCGGACTGGACCCAGACCAGCGGATCACCGCCCGATTCGTGGAGGGCAAAGAACAGTTCCGCTGGCACCCCGGAATGCTGTTGCCTCGCACGACGATGCAGGTGTCATTCCTCAAAGACCTGGCGACACAACGCAACGTTCGCAGCGAGTACACCTTCCTGAACTATCTCGCGGAGGTGAACAGGCTCACGGAGTTCGTCAACTTCCAGACCTTCTTTCCTACCCGTCACGAGTTCCACGACTACCTGGAATGGGCGGCTCGCAAGGTCGATGCCGACGTCTCGTACGGCACCCGGGCTGTGCTCATCGAGAACTCCGGAGACTGCTTCGAGATCCACGTGGAAGGGCGGCACGCGGGGATCGTCAGGGCCCGCAACATCGTTGTCGCAGCCGGGTTGGTGGCCAGGCTCCCCCTCGGGATCACAGCGTCGCAGCGGGTCTTCCACAACCACCAACTACTGCCACACCTCGCCGAGTTGCCCGAGCCCACCGCCAACAGTTTCCTGGTGATCGGCGCCGGCCAAAGCGCAGCCGAGGTCGCGGAGTACCTGCACACCAACTATCCCGGTGCGGAAGTACACGCGGTGTTCGCCAAGTACGGATACACGCCCGCCGACGACAGTCCCTATGCGAACCGGATCTTTGATCCCAACGCGGTCAACGACTTCCACTCGTCGGCTCCCGAGTTCCGCCGTCGGCTGCAGAACTATCACCGCAGCACCAACTACTCAGCGGTGGACCTCCCGCTCATCGAGGAGTTGTACGCCCGCGAATACGACGAACGAGTGCGCGGCCAACGGCGCCTGTTCGTCCACGGCGCCTCCGAGGTGACCCAGGTGGTCGAATCGGACACCGACGTGACGGTGACCGTTCGTCACGAGCCGACAGGCCTCACCGAGGACATCGTCTGTGATGCGGTGGTGTGCGCCACCGGTTTCGATCCGCTCGACCTCAAGGAGATCTTGGGGGATCTGACGGACAGCGTGGCCTACGACGCTGCCGGCCCCCAGGTCGCTCGCGATTACCGCCTCATCACCACCTCACCCCTGCCCGGCGGGATCTTCTTGCAGGGCGGAACCGAACACACGCACGGCATCTCGTCGTCACTGCTGTCGAACATCGCCGTTCGCACCGGGGAGATCGTGAAGTCCGTGGCCCGCGACCGCAAAGGCGAGGCGGTGTCGACACTTTCGCGCGGGAGGCTGGGCTAG
- a CDS encoding cation acetate symporter, with translation MTSLAAGAASVGNPALNIAIFVAFVVITMTIVIRASKTTKKASDFYTGGGQFSGPQNGFAIAGDYLSAASFLGIAGAIAVYGYDGFLYSVGFLVAWLVALLLVAELLRNTGRFTMADVLSFRLQERPVRMAAALSTLTVSLFYLLAQMAGAGGLVALLLNIDGKFGQGVVVAVVGVLMIAYVLIGGMKGTTYVQMVKAVLLIAGAGVMFFLVLFAVKGNFSQLIADAQATVSGSASEAVAGRDIAAPGAKYGISDMSKLDFISLGIALVLGTAGLPHVLMRFYTVPTAKEARRSVTWAIALIGAFYLFTLVLGYGAAKSVGPDKILAAPGKENSAAPLLAFELGGTIFLAVISAVAFATILAVVAGLAITASASFAHDIYASVIKRGNATEEQQVRVSRITVVVIGVVSIVLGIAAMGQNIAFLVALAFAVAASANLPTLLFSLFWKRFNTTGALFSIYGGLLTCIALIVISPAVSGKPTSMFPDANFDLFPMSNPGIVSIPAGFLLAVIGTYIGGRRKENAAKQAEMEVRSLTGVGVEKAVSH, from the coding sequence ATGACCTCGCTCGCTGCAGGCGCCGCCTCTGTCGGCAACCCCGCGCTGAACATCGCCATCTTCGTGGCGTTTGTTGTCATCACCATGACGATCGTGATCCGCGCAAGCAAGACCACCAAGAAGGCTTCTGACTTCTACACCGGTGGCGGCCAGTTCTCCGGACCGCAGAACGGCTTCGCGATCGCCGGTGACTATCTGTCGGCCGCGTCGTTCCTCGGGATCGCCGGTGCCATCGCGGTTTACGGCTATGACGGCTTCCTCTACTCGGTGGGCTTCCTCGTCGCGTGGCTGGTCGCTCTGCTTCTCGTTGCCGAATTGCTCCGCAACACAGGCCGTTTCACGATGGCCGACGTGTTGAGTTTCCGGCTTCAGGAGCGCCCCGTGCGGATGGCTGCCGCACTGTCGACGCTGACTGTCTCGTTGTTCTACCTGCTCGCCCAAATGGCCGGTGCCGGTGGACTCGTGGCGCTGCTGCTCAACATCGACGGCAAGTTCGGCCAGGGCGTCGTCGTCGCAGTCGTCGGTGTGCTGATGATCGCCTACGTCCTCATCGGCGGCATGAAAGGCACCACCTACGTCCAGATGGTCAAGGCGGTGCTGTTGATCGCCGGCGCCGGCGTGATGTTCTTCCTGGTGCTGTTCGCCGTGAAGGGCAACTTCTCGCAGTTGATCGCCGATGCCCAAGCCACCGTGAGTGGTTCGGCAAGCGAAGCCGTCGCCGGTCGTGACATCGCCGCGCCGGGCGCCAAGTACGGCATCAGTGACATGTCCAAGCTCGACTTCATCTCGTTGGGCATCGCCCTGGTCCTCGGTACCGCAGGCTTGCCCCACGTGTTGATGCGTTTCTACACAGTGCCGACCGCCAAGGAAGCTCGTCGCTCGGTCACCTGGGCAATCGCCCTGATCGGCGCGTTCTACCTGTTCACCCTGGTGCTGGGTTACGGAGCCGCCAAGTCGGTGGGACCGGACAAGATCCTCGCGGCGCCGGGCAAGGAGAACTCGGCGGCACCGTTGCTGGCGTTCGAACTCGGCGGAACCATCTTCCTGGCGGTGATCTCGGCGGTCGCCTTCGCGACGATCCTCGCCGTGGTGGCCGGCCTGGCGATCACTGCGTCGGCATCGTTTGCCCACGACATCTACGCCAGTGTCATCAAGCGCGGCAACGCCACCGAGGAACAACAGGTCCGTGTCTCACGAATCACCGTGGTCGTGATCGGCGTGGTCTCCATCGTCCTGGGTATCGCGGCCATGGGGCAGAACATCGCCTTCCTGGTGGCTCTCGCTTTCGCGGTCGCCGCGTCGGCCAACCTGCCGACGTTGCTGTTCTCGCTGTTCTGGAAGCGGTTCAACACCACCGGCGCACTGTTCAGCATCTACGGCGGTCTTCTCACCTGCATCGCGCTCATCGTGATCTCACCTGCGGTGTCGGGCAAGCCGACCTCGATGTTCCCCGACGCCAACTTCGACCTCTTCCCGATGTCGAACCCGGGCATCGTGTCGATCCCGGCCGGCTTCCTGCTCGCGGTGATCGGCACCTACATCGGCGGCCGTCGCAAGGAGAACGCTGCCAAGCAGGCCGAGATGGAAGTTCGATCGCTGACCGGAGTGGGCGTCGAGAAGGCAGTGTCGCACTGA
- a CDS encoding RidA family protein translates to MSHTIVNPEGLHDPVPFGYSHTASVPSGAELVFVAGQYGSGPDGMVTSPDFAGQVKQAFSNLGVALAAHGLDLGNVVQLRTYVVDPDFEKLGVIGQAVQGSGAAPPTQTVIGVAGLAMPDILFEVEAVAARPLPDQT, encoded by the coding sequence ATGTCCCACACCATCGTCAACCCCGAGGGGCTGCATGACCCGGTTCCGTTCGGGTACAGCCACACTGCGAGCGTTCCGTCCGGCGCAGAGCTGGTGTTCGTCGCGGGCCAATACGGATCGGGCCCGGACGGCATGGTCACCTCGCCAGACTTCGCCGGACAGGTGAAGCAGGCCTTCAGCAACCTCGGTGTCGCTCTCGCCGCCCACGGACTCGATCTCGGCAACGTTGTCCAACTCAGGACCTATGTGGTGGATCCCGACTTCGAGAAACTCGGGGTGATAGGCCAGGCAGTGCAGGGCAGCGGCGCCGCACCGCCCACGCAAACGGTCATCGGAGTTGCAGGACTTGCAATGCCGGACATCCTGTTCGAGGTCGAGGCGGTGGCTGCCCGGCCCCTGCCTGACCAGACCTAG
- a CDS encoding TetR/AcrR family transcriptional regulator, which yields MVRRRDPAVRALLVERAAVMLGQRESITLRALVDGTGVSTMAVYTYFGGMDGLRMAVRQEGFTRLEALLQEVPVTRDPVKDLVALSAAYVTNAAHNPDLYRVMFEDGIALEDPAAADNTLEHLVQAVARSRQHGRVRDDVDPLDLATQCWMVGHGLVSLVVTGPLPPQAIHHGAAMLTSLLTGAGDAADTCKRSVRLGWKPNIPGI from the coding sequence GTGGTCAGAAGAAGAGATCCGGCAGTACGTGCCCTGTTGGTCGAGCGCGCAGCGGTGATGTTGGGTCAGCGCGAATCCATCACCCTGCGCGCGCTCGTCGACGGGACAGGTGTTTCGACGATGGCGGTGTACACCTACTTCGGCGGGATGGACGGCCTGCGGATGGCAGTGCGGCAGGAGGGGTTCACCCGGCTGGAGGCACTTCTGCAAGAGGTCCCGGTCACCCGCGACCCGGTCAAAGACCTTGTGGCACTGTCTGCGGCGTACGTCACCAATGCGGCACACAACCCCGACCTCTACCGGGTGATGTTCGAAGACGGCATCGCACTGGAAGATCCCGCTGCCGCCGACAACACCTTGGAGCATCTCGTGCAGGCCGTGGCGCGATCCCGACAGCATGGACGGGTGCGTGATGACGTCGACCCACTCGATCTTGCGACGCAATGCTGGATGGTTGGGCACGGACTGGTGTCGCTGGTGGTCACCGGACCGCTGCCGCCGCAGGCAATCCATCACGGTGCGGCGATGCTCACCTCGCTGCTGACCGGTGCAGGCGACGCAGCGGACACGTGCAAGCGGTCGGTGCGACTGGGATGGAAACCCAACATCCCCGGCATCTGA
- a CDS encoding TetR/AcrR family transcriptional regulator, which translates to MSETKPGRSRRAGGSRRTAVLDQVIATLADRGYGGTRYTDVAVASGVAVSTLQGYFGSREDMLIEAFDRATSIAVEAMNEFAARFDDPWEQLVAMVDRGLATDVATWRMLMEFWTAAAHDVELQQHAATLAEQYRKPFADAVRRGIDAGDFRPRFGADAIIEVVVANIVGLLYPVVLEHLSPTDADYREVVLAQLAFALNTTEHNPTDV; encoded by the coding sequence ATGAGTGAAACTAAACCGGGTCGCAGCCGCCGAGCGGGCGGTTCGAGGCGCACGGCCGTGCTCGACCAGGTGATCGCGACACTCGCGGACCGCGGGTACGGCGGTACCCGCTACACCGACGTCGCCGTCGCGTCGGGTGTGGCGGTGAGCACGCTGCAGGGCTATTTCGGCTCCCGTGAGGACATGCTGATCGAAGCCTTCGATCGTGCCACTTCCATTGCGGTGGAAGCAATGAACGAGTTCGCGGCACGATTCGACGATCCGTGGGAGCAGCTCGTAGCGATGGTCGACCGCGGCCTGGCCACGGACGTTGCCACCTGGCGAATGCTGATGGAATTCTGGACCGCTGCCGCGCACGATGTCGAACTGCAGCAACATGCCGCCACGCTCGCAGAGCAGTACCGCAAGCCCTTCGCCGATGCTGTCCGGCGCGGGATCGATGCGGGTGACTTCCGCCCCCGCTTCGGCGCGGACGCCATCATCGAGGTGGTGGTGGCGAACATCGTCGGTCTGTTGTATCCGGTTGTGCTCGAACATCTGTCACCAACGGACGCTGACTACCGCGAGGTGGTTCTCGCTCAACTTGCATTCGCCCTCAACACAACAGAGCACAACCCGACCGACGTCTGA
- a CDS encoding ABC transporter ATP-binding protein: MRSNAPLLAGAALLLCLHQACEVAVPVLIGVIIDRAVTNGDLGSLATGITWLAAVFVALTICYRLGARLAMRAALDQAHRLRVQATRRVLDRAMLDTDLRSGELMAVAGTDTDETAALLRYLPQAAGALAAVAVCGGALLVIDIPLGLAVFVGVPVLLLGLQLTAPGLTRQMITQQQGVAETSGSAADLIAGLRPLRGIGAEEAAASRYQTSSQDALVAMRRAARGQGMFMGAAAGISAILAVGVATAAGWFALSGRISVGELVTVLGIAQFFLEPLAVLSMLPGKVSTARASAERLALISDADVVKSRATMPLGPGPHGIEFRGVEYDSLRGLDLIVKPGECVGIVATSAHDAHAILALMSGVATRSAGGVWVSNVPAECTDTSERPRPLLIAPHATDLFTGSVMDNLRAGDDNLHPSAVAEVLRAVAGEDVAAAHTNGLDHVVADRGYSLSGGQRQRLALVRALLADPAVLVLHDPTTSIDAVTERTVAHHVHRLRHQRRADRTTVVITSSPTLLSVMDRVVLVDGGRAERDGAHADLTAMDNRYREAVLR; the protein is encoded by the coding sequence GTGCGAAGCAACGCCCCGCTGCTGGCCGGCGCAGCACTTCTGCTGTGCCTCCATCAGGCCTGTGAGGTTGCGGTCCCCGTGCTGATCGGCGTGATCATCGACCGGGCGGTGACCAACGGCGATCTTGGTTCTCTCGCCACCGGAATCACCTGGCTCGCCGCGGTGTTCGTGGCGCTGACGATCTGCTACCGACTGGGCGCACGGCTCGCGATGCGTGCCGCCCTCGATCAGGCGCATCGGCTACGTGTTCAGGCCACCCGCCGTGTGCTCGACCGCGCGATGCTGGACACCGATCTGCGTAGCGGGGAACTGATGGCGGTGGCGGGCACCGATACAGACGAAACCGCGGCACTGCTCCGGTACCTGCCACAGGCAGCGGGTGCCCTGGCCGCCGTCGCGGTGTGCGGCGGCGCGCTGCTGGTCATCGACATCCCACTCGGACTGGCCGTGTTCGTCGGCGTTCCGGTGCTGCTGCTCGGATTACAGCTCACCGCACCAGGTTTGACGCGACAGATGATCACTCAGCAACAGGGCGTGGCCGAGACGTCGGGATCAGCGGCAGACCTCATCGCCGGCCTGAGACCGCTGCGCGGTATCGGGGCCGAGGAAGCGGCCGCGTCGCGCTACCAGACGTCGAGCCAAGATGCGCTGGTTGCGATGCGGCGCGCAGCGCGTGGGCAGGGCATGTTCATGGGGGCGGCCGCAGGAATCAGCGCGATCCTCGCGGTGGGCGTCGCCACGGCTGCCGGATGGTTCGCGCTCAGTGGCCGGATCAGCGTCGGCGAGCTCGTGACCGTGCTGGGGATCGCGCAGTTCTTCCTCGAGCCCCTCGCCGTGCTCTCGATGTTGCCAGGAAAGGTGTCGACCGCCCGCGCATCAGCCGAACGACTCGCGCTCATCTCAGACGCCGACGTGGTGAAGTCCCGGGCGACCATGCCGCTCGGACCCGGACCCCACGGCATCGAGTTCCGGGGCGTCGAGTACGACAGCCTGCGCGGCCTCGACCTCATCGTGAAACCCGGTGAATGCGTGGGCATCGTCGCCACCAGCGCCCACGACGCCCACGCGATACTCGCCCTGATGTCCGGCGTTGCCACACGGTCGGCGGGTGGCGTTTGGGTGTCGAACGTGCCCGCCGAATGCACCGACACATCCGAACGGCCGCGACCGCTGCTGATCGCTCCGCATGCGACTGACCTCTTCACAGGATCCGTCATGGACAACCTCCGCGCCGGTGACGACAACCTCCACCCCAGCGCGGTCGCCGAGGTGTTACGGGCGGTGGCCGGTGAAGACGTGGCCGCCGCCCACACGAACGGTCTCGATCACGTGGTCGCGGACCGTGGTTACTCCCTGTCGGGAGGGCAGCGACAGCGATTGGCACTTGTCCGCGCGCTGCTCGCCGACCCCGCTGTACTGGTCTTGCACGACCCCACCACATCGATCGACGCCGTCACCGAACGCACTGTGGCGCACCATGTCCATCGTCTTCGGCATCAGCGACGGGCCGACCGCACCACTGTTGTGATCACCAGCAGCCCAACCCTGCTGTCGGTGATGGACCGTGTTGTGCTCGTCGACGGAGGCCGGGCCGAACGCGACGGCGCGCACGCCGATCTGACCGCCATGGACAACCGGTACCGCGAGGCGGTCCTGCGATGA
- a CDS encoding RidA family protein, with product MPVTLMNPDGLPKPDVYRQLSVATGSRMVFLAGQVARDADGKPVGEGDLAAQVEQAYLNIATGLAAVGGTFDDVAKLTVYVVDWSEEKFPLLGEGVGRAAAKLGVDPTKPITLLGVASLGEPDLLVEVEATAVLP from the coding sequence ATGCCCGTGACACTGATGAACCCTGATGGCTTGCCGAAACCCGATGTGTATCGGCAACTCTCGGTTGCCACCGGATCCCGGATGGTGTTCCTCGCGGGGCAGGTCGCTCGCGATGCCGATGGCAAACCTGTGGGGGAGGGCGACCTCGCCGCACAGGTGGAGCAGGCGTACCTCAACATCGCCACGGGACTGGCCGCAGTGGGTGGCACCTTCGACGACGTCGCCAAACTGACTGTCTACGTAGTGGATTGGAGCGAAGAGAAGTTCCCGCTCCTGGGTGAAGGCGTTGGCCGCGCGGCGGCGAAGCTGGGGGTGGACCCCACCAAACCCATCACGCTCCTGGGTGTTGCGTCCCTGGGCGAGCCTGATCTGCTGGTCGAGGTGGAGGCCACCGCGGTACTGCCCTGA
- a CDS encoding NAD(P)/FAD-dependent oxidoreductase — MTVTVDCLVIGAGVVGLAVARRLALGGRDVVLIDEADAIGTQTSSRNSEVIHAGIYYPRGSAKARHCVVGRQMLYRYCNDRGIDHRRIGKLIVATDSDQLARLDAIAAAAAVNGVDDLRLLSGDDLASIEPGLDCAGALHSPSTGIIDSHGLMRALHRDAEDAGATTALRTKMTRGHIGRGQLAIELDGTAISCRNVVNAAGLGAWDVARGIEGLPPETIPRRFLAKGNYFVLDSGRVPFSQLVYPVPVGGGLGVHLTLDLTGQARFGPDVQWTDHIDYHVDAARADQFYAAIRRYWPGLPDDSLVPAYCGIRPKLSGPGDGDSDFLIQGPAAHGTPGLVNLFGIESPGLTSCLSIAEAVASIVDDR; from the coding sequence ATGACCGTGACCGTCGATTGCCTGGTCATCGGCGCAGGTGTGGTCGGCTTGGCTGTCGCGAGGCGCCTGGCCCTGGGCGGGCGGGACGTGGTGCTGATCGACGAGGCGGATGCGATCGGCACACAGACGAGCTCGCGCAATTCCGAGGTGATCCACGCCGGCATCTATTACCCGCGGGGCAGCGCCAAAGCCCGGCACTGTGTGGTCGGTCGGCAGATGTTGTACCGCTACTGCAACGACCGGGGCATCGATCACCGGCGGATCGGCAAGCTCATCGTCGCCACTGATTCCGACCAGCTCGCCCGCCTCGACGCGATCGCGGCTGCGGCGGCCGTAAACGGGGTCGACGACCTTCGGCTACTGAGTGGGGACGACCTGGCCTCGATCGAACCCGGGCTCGACTGTGCGGGCGCGCTCCACTCCCCGTCGACAGGCATCATCGACAGCCACGGACTGATGAGGGCCCTGCATCGCGATGCCGAAGACGCCGGTGCGACAACCGCTCTGCGCACCAAGATGACGCGCGGGCACATCGGGCGCGGGCAGCTCGCCATCGAGCTAGACGGCACAGCGATCAGCTGCAGAAACGTGGTGAACGCCGCCGGGCTCGGCGCCTGGGATGTCGCACGAGGCATCGAAGGTCTACCACCAGAGACCATCCCGAGGCGATTTCTGGCGAAGGGCAACTACTTTGTTCTCGACAGCGGCCGAGTTCCGTTCTCGCAGTTGGTCTATCCCGTACCTGTCGGCGGCGGTCTCGGCGTACACCTCACACTGGACCTCACCGGCCAGGCACGGTTCGGCCCGGACGTCCAGTGGACCGACCACATCGACTACCACGTCGACGCCGCCAGAGCAGATCAGTTCTACGCAGCGATCCGGCGTTACTGGCCCGGCCTGCCGGACGACTCACTGGTACCCGCCTACTGCGGAATCAGGCCCAAATTGTCTGGCCCAGGCGACGGGGACAGCGACTTCCTCATCCAAGGCCCCGCCGCACACGGGACGCCCGGACTGGTGAATCTGTTCGGCATCGAATCACCCGGCCTGACGTCCTGCCTGTCGATCGCAGAGGCTGTGGCGTCGATCGTGGATGATCGCTAG
- a CDS encoding ABC transporter ATP-binding protein, whose protein sequence is MTPELHEETRVLPVATGRQTRSWLAAALAHHRAAVARVIAVSALAAIASVTPALALGVLVDRVVAGAGTSVLLSIAAVAAAAALVGGVAAGLSVYSVASLGAGLLADLRESVVRRALRMPTRVIEETGRGDLLSRVTNDVAAVTKAVITVLPTVVIATILTAVSIATMVGLDWRLGLAGAAALPLYGLALHWYLPRSSPRYAAERRAVGERSQAMVESFTGLRTVHAYGLEASQASIVETKSAAARDISIAAFTVFTRMVGRVNRAEFVGLAAVLVVGFMLVEDGAVSVGATTAAALLFHRLFNPIGMILYSFADLQLAAAGLSRLIGVAISTDVDSDAPADTQIDNTLIGGATPREGTVEVRAVHFGYDARRPVLRGIDLRIEAGTRVALIGASGAGKSTLAAMVAGNLTPTSGSVMIGGVPLDTLPTDVVRQHVATVSQEVHVFAGPLIDDLRLARPSAGTAEVCAALDTIGALEWVRELPGGLDTVVGEGGHQLTDAQAQQIALARLVLVDPPIAVLDEATAEAGSLGARDLERSAAAATAGRTTLVVAHRLSQAMQCDEVVVLDRGTVIEQGTPAQLLASEGLFARMWAAWTIQGHGRDAEQ, encoded by the coding sequence ATGACTCCTGAGTTGCACGAGGAAACTCGGGTCCTCCCGGTCGCTACCGGACGACAGACCAGGTCGTGGCTCGCCGCTGCCCTGGCCCACCATCGCGCGGCGGTGGCCCGTGTCATCGCCGTATCCGCCCTTGCCGCAATCGCATCGGTGACTCCGGCGTTGGCCCTGGGAGTGCTGGTCGATCGTGTGGTCGCCGGTGCCGGTACCTCCGTCCTGTTGTCCATCGCCGCGGTTGCCGCTGCCGCCGCGCTGGTCGGCGGAGTGGCTGCGGGACTGTCGGTCTACTCCGTGGCCTCTCTGGGGGCCGGACTGCTTGCCGACCTCCGTGAGAGCGTGGTCCGGCGGGCGCTCCGCATGCCCACCCGGGTGATCGAAGAAACCGGGCGGGGCGACCTGCTGTCGCGCGTCACCAATGACGTTGCGGCCGTAACCAAAGCCGTGATCACCGTGCTGCCCACCGTGGTGATCGCGACCATCCTCACCGCGGTGAGCATCGCCACGATGGTGGGTCTCGACTGGCGCCTCGGCCTCGCGGGTGCTGCCGCCTTGCCGCTCTACGGGCTGGCTCTGCACTGGTACCTGCCTCGGTCGTCCCCGCGCTACGCTGCCGAACGGCGTGCAGTCGGCGAGCGCTCCCAGGCCATGGTGGAAAGTTTCACCGGCCTTCGCACCGTGCACGCGTACGGACTCGAGGCATCGCAGGCGAGCATCGTCGAGACCAAGTCCGCTGCGGCCCGCGACATCTCCATTGCCGCATTCACGGTGTTCACCCGCATGGTCGGCCGGGTCAACCGTGCCGAGTTCGTCGGTCTGGCAGCAGTTCTGGTGGTGGGCTTCATGCTCGTCGAGGACGGTGCCGTGTCGGTGGGTGCAACGACAGCCGCCGCGCTGCTGTTCCATCGCCTCTTCAATCCGATCGGCATGATCCTGTACAGCTTCGCCGACCTCCAGCTCGCAGCGGCCGGCCTGTCCCGGCTGATCGGCGTGGCCATCTCGACCGACGTCGATTCCGACGCCCCCGCCGACACCCAGATCGACAACACGCTGATCGGCGGCGCGACACCTCGGGAAGGCACCGTCGAAGTGCGCGCCGTTCATTTCGGCTACGACGCACGCCGGCCCGTTCTTCGGGGGATCGATCTTCGCATCGAGGCGGGCACCCGAGTGGCGCTGATCGGAGCGAGTGGCGCGGGCAAGTCGACGCTGGCGGCCATGGTCGCCGGAAACCTCACCCCGACATCGGGATCGGTGATGATCGGCGGCGTCCCGTTGGACACGTTGCCTACCGACGTCGTCCGGCAACACGTGGCCACCGTCAGTCAAGAGGTCCATGTCTTCGCCGGACCACTGATCGACGATCTCCGTCTGGCCAGGCCGTCGGCCGGCACGGCCGAGGTCTGTGCCGCGCTCGACACCATCGGGGCACTCGAGTGGGTCCGCGAGCTGCCCGGTGGTCTGGACACAGTGGTTGGCGAGGGCGGCCATCAGCTCACCGATGCGCAGGCTCAGCAGATAGCACTCGCCCGGCTGGTCCTGGTGGACCCGCCGATCGCCGTACTCGATGAGGCCACCGCCGAGGCGGGCAGTCTCGGCGCACGAGATCTGGAGCGCTCGGCGGCTGCTGCCACGGCCGGACGAACGACGTTGGTGGTGGCGCACCGGCTCAGTCAGGCGATGCAGTGCGACGAGGTGGTCGTGCTCGATCGCGGCACGGTCATCGAACAGGGAACGCCGGCTCAACTGCTGGCTTCTGAAGGACTTTTCGCCCGGATGTGGGCGGCATGGACGATCCAAGGACACGGAAGGGACGCGGAGCAATGA
- a CDS encoding sulfite exporter TauE/SafE family protein — protein sequence MSVWEVVAILIAGVGAGAINAVVGSGTLITFPTLVAFGFAPVTATMTNAVGLVAGGVSGTWGYRRELRGQWPRLRWQIPASFVGALIGSWLLLHLPEKAFETIVPVLLVLALALVIFQPRIQRWTASRMASAPVDDNNDTVLSPTRLALVTGATLLVGVYGGYFTAAQGILLMGAMGVLVSDNLQRLNAAKNLLSLIVNVVAAVTYTIVAFDRINWAAAGLIAIGSLLGGVIGAKYGRKLSPSALRGVIVLVGLIGLWRLLV from the coding sequence ATGTCTGTCTGGGAAGTGGTCGCGATCCTGATCGCCGGCGTGGGCGCCGGAGCGATCAACGCGGTGGTCGGCAGCGGAACACTCATCACGTTCCCCACCCTGGTTGCGTTCGGGTTCGCCCCGGTGACCGCGACGATGACCAACGCCGTGGGGTTGGTGGCCGGTGGCGTATCGGGGACGTGGGGCTACCGGCGTGAACTGCGCGGACAGTGGCCGCGGCTGCGGTGGCAGATCCCCGCCTCGTTCGTCGGAGCACTCATCGGCAGCTGGCTGCTGCTGCACCTACCGGAAAAGGCATTCGAGACGATTGTCCCGGTGCTCCTCGTCCTCGCCCTGGCACTGGTGATCTTTCAGCCCAGGATCCAGCGTTGGACAGCCTCTCGGATGGCCTCGGCACCCGTCGACGACAACAACGACACTGTGCTCAGTCCCACGCGCCTGGCGCTGGTCACCGGGGCGACACTGCTCGTCGGTGTCTATGGCGGTTACTTCACTGCGGCACAAGGCATTTTGTTGATGGGCGCGATGGGCGTACTCGTCTCCGACAACCTGCAACGCCTCAATGCCGCCAAGAACCTGCTCTCCCTCATCGTGAATGTCGTCGCCGCGGTCACCTACACCATCGTTGCGTTCGACCGAATCAACTGGGCCGCTGCCGGTCTCATCGCCATCGGCTCGCTCCTCGGTGGAGTGATCGGCGCCAAGTACGGCCGGAAGTTGTCACCGTCGGCGTTGCGGGGCGTGATCGTCCTGGTCGGCCTGATCGGTTTGTGGCGACTGCTCGTCTGA